The following are from one region of the Bradyrhizobium septentrionale genome:
- the urtB gene encoding urea ABC transporter permease subunit UrtB produces the protein MFGDYSISDLGAILAMQGFAGLILFSVYVLMALGLAIIFGQMGVINMAHGEFMILGAYVTWMTSNTVQHIAPWLFPGYFFIAMILAFIASGALGMLVEWALIRHLYKRPLDTLLATWGLSLILQQAYRSIFGAREVGVELPEWMMGSWQATDSIQIPINGMFVMALTILITIAVAYVLFWSSWGKQVRAVVQNRVMAGAVGINTEKVDRYTFALGCGIAGVAGSAFTMIGSTGPTAGQLYIVDTFLVVVFGGAASLFGTIASAFSISQTQSTLEFFLSGSMAKVITLLTIVAILMVRPQGLFALKVRK, from the coding sequence ATGTTCGGCGACTACTCGATCAGCGATCTCGGCGCCATCCTTGCGATGCAGGGATTTGCCGGGCTCATCCTGTTCTCCGTCTACGTGCTGATGGCGCTGGGGCTTGCCATCATCTTCGGCCAGATGGGCGTCATCAACATGGCCCATGGCGAGTTCATGATCCTCGGCGCCTACGTCACCTGGATGACGTCGAACACGGTGCAGCACATCGCGCCCTGGCTGTTTCCCGGCTACTTCTTCATCGCGATGATCCTGGCGTTCATCGCGTCCGGCGCGCTCGGCATGCTGGTCGAGTGGGCGCTGATACGCCATCTCTACAAGCGTCCGCTCGATACGCTGCTCGCGACCTGGGGTCTCAGCCTGATCCTGCAGCAGGCCTATCGCTCGATCTTCGGCGCGCGCGAGGTCGGCGTCGAGCTGCCGGAATGGATGATGGGCTCCTGGCAGGCGACCGACTCGATCCAGATCCCGATCAACGGCATGTTCGTGATGGCGCTGACCATCCTGATCACGATTGCGGTGGCCTATGTGCTGTTCTGGTCGAGCTGGGGCAAGCAGGTGCGCGCCGTGGTGCAGAATCGCGTGATGGCCGGCGCCGTCGGCATCAACACCGAGAAGGTCGACCGCTACACCTTTGCGCTCGGTTGCGGCATCGCCGGCGTCGCAGGCTCGGCCTTCACGATGATCGGGTCGACCGGGCCGACCGCCGGCCAGCTCTACATCGTCGATACCTTCCTGGTGGTGGTGTTCGGCGGCGCCGCCTCGCTGTTCGGCACCATCGCCTCCGCCTTCTCGATTTCGCAGACCCAGTCGACGCTGGAATTCTTCCTGTCGGGATCGATGGCCAAAGTGATCACGCTGCTGACGATCGTCGCGATCCTGATGGTGCGTCCGCAGGGGCTCTTCGCGCTCAAGGTCCGCAAATAA
- the urtA gene encoding urea ABC transporter substrate-binding protein, translating to MSDETKPGLQSPLRRKLLMGMAALPAVSMLGRPAFADVPATSAVNTTGLAVTDSEVTVGILHSVTGTMAISETGSVEAEKLAIEQINAAGGVLGRKIKFIQEDGASDWPTFAEKAKKLLVNDKCAAVMGCWTSASRKAVLPVFEQYNGMLYYPTFYEGLEQSKNVIYTGQEATQQIIAGLDWVNKTKGAKSFYLLGSDYIWPRTSNKIARKHIENHLQGCKVVGEEYFPLGSTQFNSVINKIKLTKPDVIYAIIVGGSNVAFYKQLKAAGIDLSKQTLLTISVTEDEIDGIGGENIAGAYACMKYFQSLDNPNNKAFVPAFKKMWGEKTVIGDVTQAAYLGPWLWKLTVEKAGSFDIDKIAAASPGVEFKGAPEGYVRIHENHHLWSKTRVGRAKADGQYELIYETADLVEPDPFPKGYQ from the coding sequence ATGTCAGACGAAACAAAGCCAGGACTGCAGTCTCCGCTTCGGCGCAAGCTCTTGATGGGAATGGCCGCTTTGCCAGCCGTTTCGATGCTGGGCCGCCCGGCATTTGCCGATGTTCCTGCAACCTCCGCGGTCAACACGACGGGTCTTGCAGTCACCGATAGCGAAGTCACGGTCGGCATCCTGCACTCGGTGACCGGCACCATGGCGATCTCCGAGACCGGATCGGTCGAGGCCGAGAAGCTCGCAATCGAGCAGATCAACGCCGCCGGCGGCGTGCTCGGCCGCAAGATCAAGTTCATCCAGGAGGACGGCGCGAGCGACTGGCCGACCTTCGCGGAAAAGGCGAAGAAGCTCTTGGTCAACGACAAATGCGCGGCCGTGATGGGCTGCTGGACCTCGGCCTCGCGCAAGGCGGTGCTGCCGGTGTTCGAGCAGTACAACGGCATGCTCTACTATCCGACCTTCTATGAAGGCCTCGAGCAGTCCAAGAACGTCATCTACACCGGCCAGGAAGCGACGCAGCAGATCATCGCCGGCCTCGACTGGGTCAACAAGACGAAGGGCGCCAAGAGCTTCTATCTGCTCGGCTCGGACTACATCTGGCCGCGCACCTCGAACAAGATCGCACGCAAGCACATCGAGAACCATCTGCAGGGCTGCAAGGTGGTCGGCGAAGAGTACTTCCCGCTCGGCTCGACCCAGTTCAACTCGGTCATCAACAAGATCAAGCTGACCAAGCCGGACGTGATCTACGCGATCATCGTCGGCGGCTCGAACGTCGCGTTCTACAAGCAGCTCAAGGCGGCCGGCATCGACCTGTCGAAGCAGACGCTGCTGACCATCTCGGTCACCGAGGACGAGATCGACGGCATCGGCGGTGAAAACATCGCCGGCGCCTATGCCTGCATGAAGTACTTCCAGTCGCTCGACAATCCGAACAACAAGGCGTTCGTGCCCGCCTTCAAGAAGATGTGGGGCGAGAAGACCGTGATCGGCGACGTCACGCAGGCGGCCTATCTCGGCCCGTGGCTGTGGAAGTTGACGGTGGAGAAGGCAGGCTCCTTCGACATCGACAAGATCGCGGCGGCGTCGCCCGGCGTCGAGTTCAAGGGCGCGCCGGAAGGCTACGTCCGGATCCACGAGAACCATCATCTGTGGTCGAAGACCCGCGTCGGACGCGCCAAGGCCGATGGCCAGTATGAGCTGATCTACGAGACCGCCGATCTCGTCGAGCCGGATCCGTTCCCCAAGGGCTACCAGTGA
- a CDS encoding ATP-binding protein produces the protein MAGRQRIDRVRRQYNQWVANQTLEDYALRFTAKSARRWSAARVANTALGAISFLALEAIGGTITLNYGAMNASAAILVVSVIIFLCGLPIAYHAAKCGIDIDLLTRGAGFGYIGSTITSLIYASFTFIFFAIEAVILASALDMCFGIPRPIGYLISAVVIIPLVIYGITLISRFQLWTQPLWIILHIMPFAAIAWANPHSFAEWRKFAGEHGDPSGNLDLLLFGTAASVVFALVAQIGEQVDFLRFLPRDRRTSRKAWWIALLSAGPGWIVLGALKLLAGSFLAFFALSHGVSAEHAAEPANMYLEAFRYVLSQPDLAMALTGTFVILSQVKINVTNAYAGSIAWSNFFSRLTHSHPGRVVWLVFNVVVALLLMEIGVYKALEQTLALYSNVAIAWVGALVADLVINKPLGLRPQHIEFKRAHLCDINPVGVGAMTIATVVSISAFYGLFGPTAKALSAFVALAVAFIAAPLIAWATDGKYYIARKPKRSWQNLESIQCCICEHAFEPEDMAACPAYAGPICSLCCSLDARCHDLCKPHARIGAQVSEALSKVMPQPIYARLNSQLGHYLGVFAVSAGLVALVLGLIYLQTTAAVHANELLADVLWKVFFALTLIIGVVAWLFVLAQQSRRAAEEETRRQTTLLIQEIDAHKRTDAELQRAKEVAESANLAKSRYVVGLSHELRSPLNAISGYAQLLEQDNSLQTRPRDQVRVVRRSADHLSGLIDGILDISKIEAGRLYLSRDEVRLTDFLDQLVGMFRLQAAAKGIDFVFKRPAVLPVVVYADEKRLRQILINLLSNAIKFTQAGRVQFIVHYRSPVAEFEVTDTGPGIQPDDLERIFAPFERGALGISQPQTGTGLGLTISRLLAGVMGGDIKVTSSVGAGSTFRVKLLLSEVTNPRREAPVEAPIYGYHGPRKTILITDDDPTHRDLLREILAPLGFILLSAPDGPGCLALAQHCRPDMFLLDISMAGMDGWTVAETLRSDGHHQARILMISASALEAHGAPLAQPFHDGYLMKPIDIPRLLETIRLLLRIEWQYEAEQAPPPQWKPDSGSRPPVKYVEELISLGQLGYIRAIQLKLDEIGNEHPEHADFVGQMRTLIDRFDLDQYMATLKILHSYDH, from the coding sequence GTGGCAGGGCGGCAGCGGATAGACCGCGTCAGGCGCCAATACAATCAATGGGTCGCCAACCAGACGCTGGAAGACTACGCGCTGCGCTTCACCGCCAAGAGCGCCAGGCGCTGGTCCGCCGCCCGCGTCGCCAACACCGCGCTCGGCGCGATCTCCTTCCTCGCGCTGGAGGCCATCGGCGGCACCATCACGCTGAACTATGGCGCGATGAACGCCTCCGCCGCGATCCTGGTCGTCAGCGTCATCATCTTCCTTTGCGGGCTGCCGATCGCCTACCACGCGGCAAAATGCGGCATCGATATCGATCTGCTGACCCGCGGCGCCGGCTTCGGCTATATCGGCTCGACCATCACCTCGCTGATCTACGCTTCGTTCACCTTCATCTTCTTCGCGATCGAGGCCGTGATCCTGGCCAGCGCGCTCGACATGTGCTTCGGCATTCCGCGGCCGATCGGCTATTTGATCAGCGCGGTCGTGATCATTCCGCTTGTGATCTACGGCATCACGCTGATCAGCCGCTTCCAGCTCTGGACCCAGCCGTTGTGGATCATCCTCCACATCATGCCGTTCGCGGCGATCGCCTGGGCCAATCCGCACTCCTTCGCCGAATGGCGCAAGTTCGCCGGCGAGCACGGCGATCCCTCGGGCAATCTCGATCTCCTGCTGTTCGGCACCGCGGCCTCCGTCGTGTTCGCGCTGGTGGCGCAGATCGGCGAGCAGGTCGACTTCCTACGCTTCCTGCCGCGCGACCGCCGCACCTCGCGCAAGGCCTGGTGGATCGCTTTATTGAGCGCCGGTCCGGGCTGGATCGTGCTCGGCGCGCTGAAGCTGCTGGCCGGCTCGTTCCTGGCCTTCTTCGCGCTCAGCCACGGCGTCTCGGCCGAGCATGCGGCCGAACCCGCCAACATGTATCTCGAAGCCTTCCGCTACGTGCTGTCGCAACCGGATCTCGCGATGGCGCTGACCGGGACCTTCGTGATCCTGTCGCAGGTCAAGATCAACGTCACCAACGCCTATGCCGGCTCGATCGCCTGGTCGAACTTCTTCTCCCGCCTCACCCACTCGCATCCCGGCCGCGTGGTGTGGCTGGTGTTCAACGTCGTCGTCGCGCTGCTGTTGATGGAAATCGGCGTCTACAAGGCGCTGGAGCAGACGCTCGCGCTCTATTCCAACGTCGCGATCGCCTGGGTCGGCGCGCTGGTCGCCGATCTCGTCATCAACAAGCCGCTCGGCTTGCGGCCGCAGCACATCGAGTTCAAGCGCGCCCATCTCTGCGACATCAATCCGGTCGGTGTCGGCGCGATGACGATTGCGACCGTGGTCTCGATCAGCGCGTTCTACGGCCTGTTCGGCCCGACCGCGAAAGCGCTGTCCGCCTTCGTCGCGCTCGCCGTCGCGTTCATCGCTGCTCCCCTCATTGCCTGGGCGACCGACGGCAAATACTATATCGCGCGCAAGCCAAAACGCAGCTGGCAGAACCTGGAATCGATCCAGTGCTGTATCTGCGAGCATGCGTTTGAGCCCGAGGACATGGCCGCCTGCCCGGCCTATGCCGGCCCGATCTGCTCATTGTGCTGCTCGCTCGACGCGCGCTGCCACGATCTCTGCAAGCCGCATGCGCGGATCGGCGCGCAGGTCTCGGAAGCATTGAGCAAAGTGATGCCGCAGCCGATCTATGCGCGCCTCAACTCGCAGCTCGGACATTACCTCGGCGTGTTCGCGGTCTCGGCCGGTCTGGTGGCGCTGGTGCTCGGCCTGATCTACCTGCAGACCACGGCGGCCGTGCATGCCAACGAATTGCTGGCCGACGTGCTGTGGAAGGTGTTCTTTGCGCTGACCCTCATCATCGGCGTTGTCGCCTGGCTGTTCGTGCTGGCGCAGCAGAGCAGGCGCGCCGCGGAAGAAGAAACGCGGCGGCAGACCACGCTGCTGATCCAGGAGATCGACGCCCACAAGCGCACCGACGCCGAACTGCAGCGCGCCAAGGAAGTCGCGGAATCCGCCAACCTTGCCAAGAGCCGCTATGTCGTCGGCCTGAGCCACGAGCTTCGCTCGCCGCTGAACGCGATCTCCGGTTATGCGCAGCTGCTGGAGCAGGACAACAGCCTGCAGACGCGGCCGCGCGACCAGGTGCGCGTGGTCCGCCGCAGCGCCGACCATCTGTCGGGCCTGATCGACGGCATTCTCGACATTTCCAAGATCGAGGCGGGTCGCCTTTACCTCTCGCGCGACGAGGTGCGCCTGACCGATTTCCTCGATCAGCTGGTCGGCATGTTCCGCCTCCAGGCCGCAGCAAAAGGCATTGACTTCGTGTTCAAGCGGCCGGCGGTGCTGCCGGTCGTGGTCTATGCCGACGAGAAGCGGCTGCGGCAGATCCTGATCAATTTGCTCTCCAACGCGATCAAGTTCACGCAGGCCGGGCGCGTACAATTCATCGTCCACTACCGCAGCCCGGTCGCCGAGTTCGAGGTCACCGACACCGGCCCGGGCATCCAGCCTGACGACCTCGAACGCATCTTCGCGCCGTTCGAGCGCGGCGCGCTCGGGATTTCGCAGCCGCAGACCGGCACCGGGCTAGGCCTCACCATCAGCCGCCTGCTCGCGGGCGTGATGGGCGGCGACATCAAGGTGACATCTAGCGTCGGCGCCGGCAGCACGTTCCGGGTCAAGCTGCTGCTCTCCGAGGTCACCAATCCGCGCCGCGAAGCGCCGGTCGAGGCCCCCATCTATGGCTATCACGGCCCGCGCAAGACCATCCTGATCACCGACGACGATCCGACCCACCGCGACCTCTTGCGCGAGATCCTGGCGCCGCTCGGCTTCATTCTGCTCAGCGCACCGGACGGACCGGGCTGCCTCGCGCTGGCGCAGCATTGCCGGCCGGACATGTTCTTGCTGGATATCTCGATGGCGGGCATGGACGGCTGGACCGTCGCCGAAACCTTGCGCTCCGACGGCCATCACCAGGCCCGTATCCTGATGATCTCGGCCAGCGCGCTGGAGGCCCATGGCGCGCCGCTGGCGCAACCTTTCCACGACGGCTACCTTATGAAGCCGATCGACATCCCGCGGCTGTTAGAGACCATCCGCCTGCTGCTCAGGATCGAGTGGCAGTATGAGGCCGAGCAGGCTCCGCCCCCGCAATGGAAACCCGACAGTGGCTCTCGTCCGCCCGTGAAATATGTCGAAGAGCTGATCAGCCTCGGCCAGCTCGGCTATATCAGGGCGATCCAGCTCAAGCTCGATGAAATCGGCAATGAACATCCCGAACACGCCGACTTCGTCGGCCAGATGCGCACGCTGATCGACCGGTTCGATCTCGATCAGTATATGGCGACATTGAAGATATTGCACAGCTATGACCATTGA
- the urtE gene encoding urea ABC transporter ATP-binding subunit UrtE, with the protein MLAINDLHVAYGQSEVLHGLNVSVAPNEIVAIMGRNGMGKTTLMKSLMGILPAKSGKVTMDGTELGTMKSYERVAKGLAYVPQGRMIFSTMTVKENIETGLVVSGGSEVPGDIYELFPVLLEMKGRRGGNLSGGQQQQLAIARALATKPKVLLLDEPTEGIQPSIIKDMARTLKRIRDERGLSIVVSEQVLSFALDIADRVLVIENGEIVRDDPRDSVDAAQISKYLSV; encoded by the coding sequence ATGCTGGCAATCAATGATCTTCACGTCGCCTATGGCCAGAGCGAGGTGCTGCACGGCCTCAATGTCTCCGTCGCGCCCAACGAGATCGTTGCGATCATGGGCCGCAACGGCATGGGCAAGACCACGCTGATGAAGTCCCTGATGGGCATCCTGCCGGCCAAGAGCGGCAAGGTGACCATGGATGGCACCGAGCTCGGCACCATGAAGAGCTACGAACGGGTGGCGAAAGGGCTCGCCTACGTCCCGCAAGGCCGCATGATCTTCTCCACCATGACAGTGAAGGAGAACATCGAGACCGGGCTCGTGGTCTCCGGCGGTTCTGAGGTCCCTGGCGATATCTACGAGCTGTTCCCGGTGCTGCTCGAGATGAAGGGCCGCCGCGGCGGTAATCTCTCGGGCGGGCAGCAGCAGCAGCTCGCGATCGCCCGCGCGCTGGCGACCAAGCCGAAGGTGCTGCTGCTGGACGAGCCGACCGAGGGCATCCAGCCGTCGATCATCAAGGACATGGCGCGCACCCTGAAGCGGATCCGCGACGAGCGGGGGCTGTCGATCGTCGTCTCCGAGCAGGTCCTGAGCTTCGCGCTCGACATCGCCGACCGCGTGCTCGTCATCGAGAACGGCGAGATCGTCCGCGACGATCCACGCGACAGCGTCGATGCCGCACAGATCTCGAAATATTTGTCTGTCTAA
- the urtC gene encoding urea ABC transporter permease subunit UrtC: MVINSRFFNRSELIGFLALAVLLFLILPLSLDIFRLNLVAKYLTYAFVGIGLVLCWGYGGILSLGQGVFFGLGGYCMAMYLKLEASSVANTKIQSTPGIPDFMDWNQITQLPLFWKPFHSFPVTVLAILLVPAFFALIIGAAMFKRRVGGVYFAIITQAIAAILTILIVGQQGYTGGINGITDLRTLHGWDIRTDHAKFILYFVEVVLLFGCIVAAQFIRLTKLGRILVAMREQEDRVRFSGYSVANFKIFAFCAAAVFAAIGGAMFTLEVGFMSPSFVGIVPSIEMVIYTAVGGRMSIFGAVWGALLVNFAKTSLSESFPQLWLFGLGALFIAVVLAFPNGLSGIWADHVQPRIDRLLASRRSKSAGLVADGAPAE; encoded by the coding sequence ATGGTCATCAACTCGCGCTTTTTCAATCGCTCCGAACTGATCGGCTTCCTTGCGCTCGCGGTTCTGCTGTTTCTCATCTTGCCGCTGTCGCTGGATATCTTCCGCCTCAACCTGGTCGCCAAGTACCTGACTTACGCCTTCGTCGGCATCGGCCTCGTGCTGTGCTGGGGCTATGGCGGCATCTTGAGCCTGGGGCAGGGCGTGTTCTTCGGCCTCGGCGGCTACTGCATGGCGATGTACCTCAAGCTCGAGGCGTCTTCGGTTGCGAACACCAAGATCCAGTCGACGCCGGGCATTCCCGACTTCATGGACTGGAACCAGATCACGCAGCTGCCGCTGTTCTGGAAGCCGTTCCATAGTTTTCCGGTCACGGTGCTGGCGATCTTGCTGGTTCCCGCCTTCTTCGCGCTGATCATCGGCGCGGCGATGTTCAAGCGCCGGGTCGGCGGCGTGTACTTTGCGATCATTACGCAAGCGATCGCCGCGATCCTTACCATTCTGATCGTGGGGCAGCAGGGCTACACCGGCGGCATCAACGGCATCACCGACCTGCGCACGCTGCACGGTTGGGACATCCGCACCGATCACGCCAAATTCATTCTGTACTTTGTCGAGGTTGTGTTGCTGTTCGGTTGCATCGTCGCCGCGCAGTTCATCCGCCTGACAAAACTCGGGCGCATCCTGGTGGCGATGAGGGAGCAGGAGGACCGCGTGCGCTTCTCCGGTTACAGCGTCGCCAATTTCAAGATATTCGCGTTCTGCGCCGCGGCGGTATTCGCCGCGATCGGCGGCGCCATGTTCACGCTTGAGGTCGGCTTCATGTCGCCGTCCTTTGTCGGCATCGTGCCGTCGATCGAGATGGTGATCTACACCGCGGTCGGAGGCCGGATGTCGATCTTCGGCGCGGTCTGGGGCGCGCTGCTGGTCAATTTCGCCAAGACCAGCCTTTCGGAATCCTTCCCGCAACTCTGGCTGTTCGGTCTCGGCGCGCTGTTCATCGCGGTGGTGCTGGCGTTCCCGAACGGGCTGTCCGGCATCTGGGCGGATCACGTCCAGCCGCGCATCGATCGCCTGTTGGCATCGCGAAGATCAAAATCGGCGGGGCTTGTCGCCGACGGCGCACCGGCCGAGTGA
- a CDS encoding response regulator, which produces MTIEQRKRDVALVVDDSPETLRLLTDALDGAGMTVMVALDGASAMRIVEQITPDIVLLDAVMPGMDGFETCRRLKRDAGLDGVPIIFMTGLAETEHIVRGLEAGGVDYVTKPIVVEEMLARIRVHLANARMTQSARAALDVSGRYLLAVNRSGTLLWATPQAQKLLSDTLADAADNFALPDPMPQWLEQAQKGVAGKKTATVASFPGNEQLRLQYMGKLGPNEFLLRLAKDTSGDMPTEFSSELGLTTREGEVLSWLSKGKTNRDIAQILGLSPRTVDKHLEQIYAKLGVENRTAAAAIAVNARHRKS; this is translated from the coding sequence ATGACCATTGAACAAAGAAAGCGCGACGTCGCGCTCGTCGTCGATGACTCGCCGGAGACGTTGCGCCTCCTCACCGACGCGCTCGACGGCGCCGGCATGACCGTGATGGTCGCGCTCGACGGGGCCTCCGCGATGCGCATCGTCGAGCAGATCACGCCGGATATCGTGCTGCTCGATGCCGTGATGCCCGGCATGGACGGGTTCGAGACCTGCAGGCGGCTGAAGCGCGACGCCGGGCTGGACGGCGTCCCGATCATCTTCATGACGGGGCTGGCCGAAACCGAGCACATCGTACGCGGGCTGGAGGCAGGCGGCGTCGACTATGTCACCAAGCCGATCGTGGTCGAGGAGATGCTGGCGCGCATCCGGGTCCATCTCGCCAATGCGCGGATGACGCAAAGCGCCCGCGCGGCGCTCGACGTCTCCGGCCGCTATCTGCTCGCGGTCAACAGGTCAGGCACGCTGCTGTGGGCGACGCCGCAGGCGCAGAAACTGCTGTCGGACACGCTCGCCGACGCTGCCGACAATTTCGCGCTGCCGGATCCGATGCCGCAATGGCTCGAGCAGGCGCAGAAAGGTGTTGCCGGGAAGAAGACCGCGACCGTGGCGTCGTTCCCCGGCAACGAGCAGCTTCGGCTGCAATATATGGGCAAGCTCGGCCCCAACGAATTCCTGCTGCGGCTGGCCAAGGACACCAGCGGCGACATGCCGACCGAGTTCTCCAGCGAGCTCGGCCTGACCACCCGCGAGGGCGAGGTGCTGTCCTGGCTCTCCAAGGGCAAGACCAACCGCGACATCGCGCAAATCCTGGGCTTGAGCCCGCGCACCGTCGACAAGCATCTCGAGCAGATTTACGCCAAGCTCGGGGTCGAGAACCGCACCGCCGCCGCGGCGATCGCGGTCAACGCGAGGCACCGCAAGTCCTGA
- the pcaG gene encoding protocatechuate 3,4-dioxygenase subunit alpha — translation MSNPRPDGITPSQTVGPYFKYGLTPNGEYEWNDAFTNNLLTPDVSGERIRVEGKVYDGDGAVIPDCMLEIWQADSQGRFSDPQDKRALPNSSFKGFGRCGTDKSGGYAFDTIKPGVVPDADGKPQKPHIALAVFARGMLLHLYTRIYFDDEAGNAADSVLALVPADRRATLIAKRKAAAGGVYTFDVHLQGDNETVFFDV, via the coding sequence GTGTCGAACCCGCGTCCTGATGGAATCACGCCGTCGCAGACCGTCGGTCCCTACTTCAAGTACGGCCTGACGCCGAACGGCGAGTATGAATGGAATGACGCCTTCACCAACAATCTTCTGACACCGGATGTCTCGGGCGAGCGCATCCGGGTCGAGGGCAAGGTCTATGACGGCGACGGCGCCGTGATCCCGGATTGCATGCTGGAGATCTGGCAGGCAGATAGCCAGGGCCGCTTCTCCGATCCGCAGGACAAGCGCGCGCTGCCGAACTCGTCGTTCAAGGGTTTTGGCCGTTGCGGCACCGACAAGAGCGGCGGCTACGCCTTCGACACCATCAAGCCCGGCGTGGTGCCCGACGCCGACGGCAAGCCGCAGAAGCCGCATATCGCGCTCGCGGTGTTCGCGCGCGGCATGCTGCTGCACCTCTACACGCGGATCTATTTCGACGACGAGGCCGGCAACGCCGCCGATTCCGTGCTGGCGCTGGTGCCGGCCGATCGCCGCGCGACACTGATTGCAAAGCGCAAGGCCGCCGCGGGCGGCGTCTACACCTTCGACGTCCATCTGCAGGGCGACAACGAGACGGTGTTCTTCGACGTCTAG
- the urtD gene encoding urea ABC transporter ATP-binding protein UrtD: MLVGHQPKDFLLAVSGLTVSFDGFKAVNDLSFYVEENEIRVIIGPNGAGKTTVLDLICGKTRATSGSIQFRGQELTRLRENEIVQAGVGRKFQTPSVFEDLTVFENLEISYPRGRTVFGSLAFQRDDAVKQRVEEVAEMIFLKDRLNTYADQLSHGQKQWLEIGMLLIQDPDLLMLDEPVAGMSVSERAKTAELLNRIIKDRSVLVIEHDMKFVEDIAHKVTVLHQGQILSEGTMEHVKNDPKVIEVYLGH, from the coding sequence ATGCTCGTCGGCCATCAGCCAAAAGACTTCCTGCTCGCCGTCTCCGGCCTCACCGTGTCCTTTGATGGATTCAAGGCGGTCAACGATCTCTCCTTCTATGTCGAGGAGAACGAGATTCGCGTCATCATCGGCCCGAACGGCGCCGGCAAGACCACGGTGCTCGACCTGATCTGCGGCAAGACCCGGGCCACATCGGGCTCGATCCAGTTCCGCGGCCAGGAGCTGACCAGGCTGCGCGAGAACGAGATCGTGCAGGCCGGCGTCGGCCGCAAGTTCCAGACGCCGTCGGTGTTCGAGGATCTCACCGTGTTCGAGAACCTCGAGATTTCCTATCCGCGCGGCCGCACCGTGTTCGGCTCGCTGGCCTTCCAGCGCGACGACGCGGTGAAGCAGCGGGTCGAGGAGGTCGCCGAGATGATCTTCCTGAAGGATCGCCTCAACACCTATGCCGACCAGCTGAGCCACGGCCAGAAGCAGTGGCTCGAGATCGGCATGCTGCTGATCCAGGACCCCGACTTGCTGATGCTCGACGAGCCGGTCGCCGGCATGAGCGTGTCCGAACGCGCCAAGACCGCCGAGCTGCTCAACCGCATCATCAAGGACCGCTCGGTGCTGGTGATCGAGCACGACATGAAGTTCGTCGAAGACATCGCGCACAAGGTCACGGTGCTGCACCAGGGACAGATCCTGTCCGAGGGGACGATGGAGCACGTCAAGAACGATCCGAAGGTCATTGAAGTTTACCTGGGCCACTAG